Proteins encoded within one genomic window of Phycisphaerae bacterium:
- a CDS encoding Rieske 2Fe-2S domain-containing protein has product MRSSHGAAPEWVYTIDVTQAPPGSAVRVQVGEQSYAICNDAGRFVVVGNLCPHAQGSLGRGEVANGCVICPVHRWPWNLRTGLTDPDYPHMRLTFYRHEIREGKVYVDVSTPVAPEHLGWGNGPAASAR; this is encoded by the coding sequence ATGCGCAGCAGTCACGGGGCGGCCCCGGAATGGGTCTACACAATCGATGTCACGCAGGCTCCTCCAGGGAGCGCCGTACGCGTCCAGGTAGGGGAGCAATCGTACGCGATCTGCAACGACGCCGGACGATTCGTGGTGGTGGGCAATCTGTGTCCGCACGCCCAGGGTTCACTGGGCAGGGGCGAAGTCGCCAACGGATGCGTTATCTGTCCCGTCCATCGCTGGCCCTGGAACCTGAGGACCGGGCTGACCGATCCGGACTATCCGCATATGCGGCTTACGTTCTATCGCCACGAGATTCGCGAGGGCAAGGTGTACGTCGACGTCTCCACCCCGGTGGCCCCGGAGCACCTGGGCTGGGGAAACGGCCCAGCCGCTTCTGCTCGCTAG